The genomic DNA GGCACTCACTCGTATTCGTTCATAAATTTCTCGACTTTGAGAATTTTCAACACTGTTTACTGAGCGAATAGGTTTCAATTTCTTAAAAGATTGATCTTTGGGtcgcgaaaaaaaaaaaaaaaaaaaaaaaaatttttttNNNNNNNNNNNNNNNNNNNNNNNNNNNNNNNNNNNNNNNNNNNNNNNNNNNNNNNNNNNNNNTTGCTATTTGACGACGTGAGAGAGATTGAAATCGAATCGAAAAGGACGAAGAAAATGGTACGCCTctgaatttagggtttatgtttcctaaagttcatatttttattatgggTTTTAGGATCTGATTTGGACCAAAATTGTATTGTTTCCAGTCATATGAAAGCAAAGGTTTCTGGGTTTTAAAGAACAATGAGCATACAAGTGAGGAAGATTCAGTGTATGATCATTCCACAAGAGATGATTCAAAACGTCCTCATCCTTGGTttgttgattcttcttcttctcgctcAGAGATGTTCCCAAACAAGAAACAAGCTGTTGTGCAAGATCCAGGATTAGTAGGAAAATCAAACTTAGGTCTTCCTTTGTGGGAAAGCTCATCTGTTTTTCAATCAGTCTCTAACCAGTTCATGGATCGTCTTCTAGGAGCTGAAATGCCACCAAGACCTCTTTTGTTTGGTGATAGAGATAGAACTGAAGGTTGTAGTAGCCACCACCAAAGTAAGAGTATAGCTGAGAGTTTTATGGAGAATAGATCTGTTGAGTTGTCTATATCTAATGGTGTGGAGGTTGCTGTTGCTGGGAGTTGTTTTGATGGTGATGGAGTTAGAAAACTTCCGGTTAGGCAAGTTAAGGAAACGATGAGTACACATGTTGCTTTAGATGGTCATCATAGTGAAAGGAAAGTTGAGTCGTCTTCGGTTGAGCCTTGTAGCCGGGAGAACGAGAGTAGCTTTATAAATTTTGCAATGGCGGGTCATCCTTATGGTAATGAGGAGGACTCTCATGGTATCACATTTGGTGAAATTAATGATGATGAACACGGTGTTGGATCTAGCTCCAATGGGGTTGAAAACTATCAGTCTTATGTTCAGGATTCTATTGGAACATCTGATATGGTTTATGGTCAAGAAACTGGGAGTTCACAGACCAGCAGTGGAGTTGTaagtgaacaacaacaacaacaagtggCTAAACCGAGTTTGGAAACTCTTCCAAAGAACAAAGCAGAGGCCAAGACGTCAAAGAAGGAAGCTTCCACAAGCTTTCCTTCAAATGTCAGAAGCTTGATATCAACCGGTATGCTCGATGGTGTTCCTGTCAAGTATGTTTCTCTCTCGCGAGAGGTAAAACCTAAATTTTTCAGCTCAGCTGTTCTTATTTAAGCTAACCTATCTCCTGAAGCCTTTGAGTTTGTAATTGCATCGAAACAATCTTACTATCAGGAGCTTCAAGGAGTCATCAAAGGATCAGGTTATCTCTGCGGATGTCAAACTTGCGATTTCACAAAGGTAACTCAACAACataaaaggtttttttctttatgatgTTGCTGGAACACTCACCGAATAATATTTTGCTTTGACTCTAATCATTCAAGGTGCTTAACGCGTATGCATTTGAGAGACACGCTGGATGTAAAACAAAGCATCCAAACAATCATATTTACTTTGAAAACGGGAAGACGATTTATCAGATAGTTCAGGAACTGAGGAACGCTCCAGAGAGTATGCTGTTTGATGTCATTCAGACTGTATTTGGTTCTCCTATTAACCAGAAAGCTTTTCGCATCTGGAAAGGTTCAacccacttcttcttcttcatggatATGTATTTGAAACTTACATTTAAGTTTTCTCTAATGTCATGTTTTCGATTTGGTTCAGAATCATTCCAAGCGGCGACTAGGGAACTTCAGCGGATCTATGGCAAAGAAGAGCGTTCCTTTTGAATGTAAAGTATTATTGGGAAGTTGTAAGATTGTACACACATTTTGCTGNNNNNNNNNNNNNNNNNNNNNNttttttttttttttttgcatcattgTGTAAAAAGCTTTAAGAAAGTTAAATGGAAGAGTCAGAAATTCATGAATCAAGGAAGAACCATGAGGGCTCGAGCAAGTTAATGGGAAAGTATATAGCTTTGAGTTCCAGATTGCAATGACAGATCGACAAAGAAACATTTGATTAATGGTTGGAGCAAAACACATATGAAAGTATAAGTAAATCATATTTGGGAAATCGCACCGAAGTGTTCCTTCCACATACTATACTGTTGTTAGGGACATGGTGAAGCCGCTGGGCTCTATCTTTTTGCTTTGGACCATCTCCCAGTGAAAGAGAGATTCCCAAGTTGAGGTCAAGCTTAACATTAGCTAAATAATGAATTCAGAAATCAAATTAACAAAGTTCGTAGTAGCTTTTCACATATTAAGCAGAGATAACAAAGATGGTAGCAAAAGCTGCAGCTTATACTCAGAGGACAAACATTCCAAGACAGATATAAAAGTCTCATAGCCATTAGAATCTCTAGATATAACCCATAATCAAAAATGGGGTTCTCCTACTAATGGTTCTAACAAAAACATTTTCACATCAAcgaaaaataaccaaaagcttTTATCTGATCTCACTCTTTTTCTAGCAATGACTGACAACTACATTTAGACAATAACACAAAGAACACTGCATGTGTAAAAAGCGCAAAATTAGATACAGGGAAAGTTTATTACGTACATGTTTCCATGAAACTGCTCGATTTGAGCACCCCACCCGCCAATCTTTTGCAAAGCAACTCCTTGATATCTTGAATTATTCCTTGAGAAACCAGAGCTCTGTCGCCGAAGTACTTGCACAACTTCCTCTTTAGAAAGATTTGCCATCTGTAAAGTTCGAAAACAAGATCAGAACAAATCACCAGCATTCCTGTCTTCCTTATATATTCTATAAACCGTAACCAAAACCTGCTTGAGAGCCATACGGTAAGCCATACGGTaaagaaatcatatttacaGTTTTAGGCATGCATTCAGCATTACTTTGGCCCGAACTTTAGGCCCATTTCTTGTATTAGTGGGCCTTGGCGATACTTTGGTTCTCTTTAACgaattatttttgaataagaaGAGTACTATTAATGGTTTGTTTTCCATTTGAAGCAGTAAAGcatgaaacagagagaacactctgtttttgcaAGTTTTAGCTACAAATGGGAAATGGCCAAAACCTTTAGATCAAATCACATCTGAAAAATCTAAGATCTGGAGAAACTTTATTCACCTTTATATTTCCTACTAAAACAATTAGggtttcagagagagagagagagtgtctAAGCACAACAAGAAATTGACGACAATGAACCAAGGTTTTATCACATCCTCTGTTCCTGATTCTTCCATCGTAATGTGTTCTTCTAGACATTGATGTttcttacttttcttcttttgtaacaGGAACTTCTTCGGATGGTTCTATTTGCAAGTTCTTTAAAGCTTTCCTTCCTGGTGAATCCGGAGATGATCTGGTAAtaaaacacacttctcttcactgctttttgtctttttgttttgttttctggttgCTTGAAACTTGCAGAAACTTTTCAGGTACTACCCATTTCTTTTAACAGCTGTTTACCAAAATCTTTGCCTAAAACTGTAACTGTGAGAAGTGTTAGTGGAAAGATTTGGAATCTGGTGTTGAGGAAACGTGGTGGTGACGATGAGGCTGAGAGATTTGTTATGGTTAATGGTTGGAAGAAGATTGTTAAGGACGAAGATCTGAAGGACGGAGATATCTTGGCATTTGAATTTGATGGCTCTCGCTGTTTCAATTTTTGTATCTATGAGCATGCGACAGCGTGCAAAAGGATTAAGAGAAGTTCAGAGCAAAACTCTGGGGGTGAAGAAGAAACTCGGGCTAGCAATGATGTTATCGTtctacatgatgatgatgattctgattATCATGATGCTGCTGTTGAGGATTCTGATGATGATAAATCTGAGGATGAGGATGTTgagcttgatgatgatgatgctgatgctGAGAATGAGGATGATGGTAACAACCCCCAGTTTATTGTGACACTCAATCCAAAGAGGAAAAGCCAACTGGTAAGCAAAAACTGAATGTGAAAAGAAATTTCAACACTTCCATTTAAACATCTTTGggttataatgttttatgtgaATGCATCAATAGTGAATATATCGATATGTTATATGATGTTTCTTTATTGTTGCAGAAAATACCGGCTCATGTCATAAAGGACTATGGTTTAACCTTCCCAGAGCGTATAACAGTCATGGACAAATTGGGAGCATTGGAGAAAGAAATCAAGATTCAGATGAATGGCTGCATCTTTGTCAAGGGATTTGGAAGTGTTTTCAGAAGGAACAAAATGAAGACGACTGATAAGATGATATGCCAGGTTAAGAAGACTGGGACTAATCTGGTTCACACCATCAAGGTCAACATTATCAGGGGATGATCTCTTCACTATGCTTTTATGAGTCTTATGTGTGGTAGCTGTGACTTGGTTTTATTGTGTTAGCAATGCTAAATCGCTATCTATGGATTTGGTTTATAGCGAGTTGGTGTTAGAgatgttttaaaagttaaaataagaTACTTTCCTATAAAGAGTTCCTGAATCTCATTAAATCTCTCTATTTTCTCCTGCAACAATGTCTTTAAAGCATATCATGTTGTCTTGCTGTCTGCAACAACTAGGGTCCGAAAAAGTCTTCAACAAATAGCACTTACATTGTTCGGTGGAGTAAATCAAATGACATTAAAGTATAGTGACAAATGGGTTTGGATTTGTATCTTGTTGTTGGCACAACTTCtggttacaaacttacaaatcaaaataagaaaagagaaccaaacAATAGCAAGATGTTGCAGTTGATCATCATATTGGCCTTCCACAATAAGGGTCCAACTGTCCAAGTTATGTCCAACTTCAGGGCTGTTTAGGAACCTGCAGGTTCATGTAAGTAAGGAGAATGTTATTACTCCTAGTGTTATATGATCTTTAAGGAAAACGGTCGACAGAGAAGCAGAAGACACGAGGAGAATAATGCTACAAATCTCAGTCGTCTTCTATTCACTAAACATTTCTTCTTACGCTTTCAAGTTTATCCATTAAGAATCATGAGGTCGTGCTGAAATATGAGGTAAATACTAGTATACTACCACAAACTACGGGGGTGTTCCATCAACATCAGTGTATTCTTCTTGTTATAATGTAGAATGTAATCAAAATGTACTAATCTTGAGGTGAAAATGTAGCTTGTGGCTGAGCAAAAGTTAATTTGAATGTTATTGTTTCCTAGAAAGTCTTACCTTGAAGTTTGGCAAAGGAAGCTATGGTAGAGCTCGTTGGTGGTTCATGAAATGGTGGTGATGTTGAAGAGATGTGTAATCAGATGGGTGGATGACATAAGACTGAGCAGATAAAAACTGAAGAAGCGCCGAGAACGATGGCAAGTAGCTGTGCATGAGGGCTTCTGAGAATGAGAATCCTGAAGATTGCTACTGTGGCGGTTCCATCACTGGACTGATCTTGCATTTGCCATGTCCTGGCTGTGATGATAACGTGACATAAGACCTTTATCTGGTGTCTTTCCTGGagacaaaaatcaaacttttagcGCACAAGATTATTCACTAAACTATTCCCGTTTTCCAATTTAATGCTGCAGAATATTATTTATGCTCACACTTCCGACTTATCAAAGTAACAGGATGGAGATCTAGTCAAATTTGAGTCAAGCTCAAGGACTGTTGAACATCTAACTGAATTTACTTATTGcaaatatgtaaatatgtaagTAAGCATTCGATTGGTTGCAGCAGATATGCATATGTAAGTAAAGTAAAGTGAATCATATTTGGTGCACTAAAGAGTACAGAGAAGACATACGTACCTTGGAGCTCCTTCCACATATAATACCATTATAGGGACATGGCAAAGGTGGAGGAGACTGTATTACTACTTTGGACCATCTCCCAATGAAAGAGGTTCAGAAACCAAAGTTAACAACAACTAGATACTAAGCAGAGTGTTTGACCAGTTTAACAAACAAGAACCAGCTTCCTTAATGTTATTGTTGTATGAACAAGTTAAAGTGTAACaagcaagaagaacaaaacccaaACATGCTACTATGCTAGGAGGAATCGTGTGTAATTTATGTGAAGATTAAAGGCAAATTAATGTGAAGATTAAACCCAAACATGCTACTATGCTCAGCTATCAATTTTACAGAAACCAAACAGAGGTATCTAATAGATCCTTCTCCAATTGAGAGACCTCGCTGTCACGCAGCGTCCGAGATATAAAGATGGCGAAATCGAATCTCTTCAGTGAGAGATTTTTCTACTTACAGTGAGAACACGTCGGAGAATGTTAGATTGATTTGACTGTTGATTAACGTTTTGAAATTTCCCGGcgagaagacgacgacgatctGGCCGGACTAAACAATTGAAGTTACTATTATACCCCATCGCGACTCGTCGCTGTGAAACTATTCTTCAGGACAATACTGTCATATTAAAACTATCTAGAATGGACCAAAATTTAGGCCCATTTGTTTTCGTGGGCCTTTCTCTAACgaatcattttttaataaaacggcGTCGTTCGGATAGTGATTTTTCCATTTGAAGCAAGAagtagaaacagagagaaacctCTGTTTTCCAATTTGTTACTACTAAAGTCGAAAAAGCCACTCAAAGAACCCTTGCAATCTGGGAAAACTTTGGTTTAGAACAACTTTACTCACCTTCCTGTTCCATCAGAAACTAGGGTTTCGAAATCTCAGCTCTACATTGAAGTAAAAGTAGTTTGTACCAGTCCttgaagttttattttttccatttgaAGCAACAAGCGTTCTGTTcaagtctctgtttttttttgctacaaaaGGAAAAATCTCTACATCAAAATATAAGATCCAGAGAGCGAGACAAAGAGCACAAAGAAGTGAAGATGAACAAAGGTTTCTCCtttagactctttttttttgttcttgattctACAATTACACAATGTATATCCTCTGTTCTCATTTTGTCTTGCTTTATAATAGGAAACTCTTCGGATGATTGTCTTCCAAAGTTCTTCAAAGTGTACTTACCTGATGAATCCGGAGATGATCTCGTAAAAAAACACTCTTCTcttcactctgtttttgtttttggtttcttagaTGTTCATCTGTAGATTTCTATTTTGGTTGAGACTTTCACATATATGTTTGCAGAAAATACCCATTTCTTTCACCAGCTTTGTACCAAAGCCTTTTCCTAAAACTGTAACGGTTAGAAGCATTTCTGGGAGCTCTTGGGAATTGGCGTTTAGGAAATGTAGTGGTGATGTTgagagttttgttgttgttgatggctGGAAGTTGATTGCTAAAGATGAAAATCTCAAGGGTGGAGACTTCTTGGAGTTTGAGTTTGACGGCTCTCGGCACTTCAACTTCTGTATCTTCGAGCGTGAGACGATGTGTAAAAGGATAAGAAGTTGTCCAGAGCAAAGCCAGGAGATCAAACTGGAAtctgagagtgaagaagaaattCGAGCTTCTGATGACGTTTTAGCtcatgatgaggatgatgatgaggatgattcTGATtatgatagtgatgatgatgatgatgatgatgatgatgatgatgatgatgagtctaATGACTATGTTGTTGATGATGCTGTTAGTGAGGATGGTGATGATGCTGCTGGCGATGATCGCCATCTTCTGGATGATCCCGAGAATCCATCTTTTGCTCTGAGACTGAATCCGAAGAAGCAAAGCCAATTGGTAAAGATTTGAATGTTAAAATAGCATTCCATTTATGAGTTTTTATGTGAACGCTAATAATACAAATGTAACAATCATTTTgtgctttgtttttttgatgtttttttcatAATGCAGCTCATCCCAGCTCAAGTCATAAAAGACTATGGCTTGCATTTCCCTGAGAGTATCACTATCGTTGATCCACTAGCGAAAAAATTCGGGATATTGGAGAAGCACATCAAGATTCAGACGAATGGCAGTGTGTTTGTGAAGGGGTTTGGCAGTATCATCAgaagaaataatatgaagacAACGGATAAGATAATATGCGAGATCAAGAAGACGGGTGACGATAACCTGGTTCACACAATGAAGATCCACATTCTTAGTGAATGATCATTCAGTCATGTATCTCTTTAGTTATCTGTTTCAGTAAGTTTTTAAGCTAAATCAAGACTACTGTTGTTTAATGAATTCGTGTAAGAGTCTCTATTTTATGAATCTAATCAGATCTATATTATGTCTTGTGTTGTTGACTATACAAATCTATCTATTCTTGTTCTGTGTGGCTGCCTGCAACAAGTAGTGAAAAAGTCTCCCAGTAGCTTCATTCAAATAGAATGCATTGTACTTACATTGTAGGGTCTTCCATCAAAATTGGTTTCTTTTCATGTGGATAGTAAGAGTAACATAATGAACATGAGGATGAAACTGCAGCTTCTGTGCTGCGTCAAAAAGATGAGTTGAATGTTGTTGTTTCTCAGAAAGTCTTACCTTAATTAGGAGGAGGAAGTTATGGTGGTGGTTGTGAGTGGTTCATGAGATTGTGGTGGTGGTTCTGAGATGCGTAGTCAGATGGGTGGACGACATAGAGACCGGGCTGATTCAGATTGAAAAAGGGCTGAGAAGAAGGATGAGGTATAGCTGGCGATGAAGGCGGGCATGTATCTGAGAGTGAGAATCCTGATGATGCTGCATTTGAAAACAGTGGTGGTGCTGTAGCTGCTACAGCGGTCCCACCACTGGACTGATCATGCCCTTGCCATGTCCTGGCTGGAAAGCTTTGATGAGAACGTAACATTAGACCTTTCTCTGGCGTTCTTTCCTGGAGACAAGAATTGAATTTTTAGCACAGAGAATTATTCAATGAAATCCTCAACTTTTCCACTTTAATGATGCAGATATTACAACACAGAAATAGCAAGCAACAACATAGAACATCACAACAGTAACCAGGTTCTGAACATCTATCTAACTAAACTCACTTATCACAAAAATTACTCATAGGTCAAGTaaagtttgaaaagaaaattaaaattgtctTTCTATATCTTCTGGTGTACTAGTTCTGGACAGTAATAAACAGTTGGATATAAATGTATGGCAGTAGCAAACAGTTGGATATAAAGAGATGTGAGCTATGGTATTTATATTTACCATGGGCGAAAAGAACGCAGAAGGAAAGGAATGCCGATTACTAAGATGATCTGAACCCCTcttcaagaaattgaaaggCGTATCACATGATGATGtaagagagaaagcaaaagttAAGAAGATATTTGGAGAGTTATAAGCTATAGTTTAATAATTTAGCCAGTGTCAGTTTCAGAGATAGATGATCGGATATGTCTGAGAACGAACGATTACTTCAAGATTCTATTACCCCTCATGAACAAACTAGAAAAGGTCAATTAAGAACAAAtcaggaaaaggaaaaaaattacaaaagcgGCACCAgataaaaatatgttcttttacTTCACTTCAACTTTAGAGCTATTAAGACTTTTTAAGTTCCACAGCATGCAGACTTCTGTGTGGCCTGTCCGGCTCCAGCCGCCTGGTCCGTTTGGCTGATCTTGATCGTTGCAGGCtgaaataaatgataaatttgtGACAAAAAGGGTTTATTTTCAGTGATTTTGGACCAAGAAATGTGAAGTGAAAGGCAAGCCTTAAGGAAAATTTAACAAGTAATTTATTAACCTCTGCTTTTGAGTCAGTATCAGCGAGCCTCTGCTTTATGTCCTTTGCAATCGAGAAAAAAACCTCTTCCACATTAAGATTTGTTTTGGCACTCTGAGATGTGGAGTTTACTTATTAGCTATGTAAGCAAACGAATACGAGCAATGTAGTCAAAACTATTCTCATGAAACTAAACATTGAAGATAATATGTTTGGCTTACTGTTTCGAAAAACTTGATTCCATATTCATCAGCAAGTGCTTGACCCTTTGATGTTGGCACAGCCTGAAAAATGTGTCAGGGACCAAAAACGCTATTTGTTGGATATCAGGTGAATCAGGACGTTGGATAATTTTAGTGTGATTAAACTAGCTCGTATTGTACCCTCTTGCTCTCGTCCATGTCAGCTTTGTTTCCTATCAAGATTTTGTTGACATTATCCGAAGCATGTTGTTCGATATTACGAATCCAGTTTCTGATGTCTGCAATAAGGTCAAAAAGAACAGGTCTAGAACAAAGCAGGAATGTAATAAGACCAAAGATGTAGTCTATGTAGATAGAAGAAAATTTACTGTTGAAGGATGACTCGTCTGTGACATCATACACCAGTAAAATGCCCATTGCTCCACGGTAATAAGCTGCAACAATGCCCAAAGGAAAAGAGGAACTAAACATTAGTTCTTCAAACTAGTGTTGCAATCAATTTAAAACAACTATATATCCCCAACAAATCAAGTGTACAAAAGCATTAGCCACACATAGCATCAACTGTGACTGTTATTGCCACTCCCTAAATCAATTTCCAGTGGGACTATGTACGTTAAGTTACACTATCATCATATGAAAAGAGGGTCTGACTGACCAGTGGTGATGGTTCGAAAACGTTCTTGACCAGCAGTATCCCAAATCTGCAGCTTGATACGTTTGCCATCAAGCTCAATAGTTCTTATCTTAAAATCAATGCTGCATCAAACAGAGAACAGACTCAGAGAGACAtctagagagagaaacaaacagAGATCACACAGTCTCTTAAATCTCTTTTACATGGTTAAAAGAAGACAAACCCAATAGTGGTGATGAAGCTAGTGGTGAAAGAGCCATCAGAGAACCTTAAAAGCAAACAACTTTTACCAACACCTGAGAAACAAGCATTTGTGTTACAgagatctaaaaaaaaaaacacagttttTATAAGTTTCAGAAACTCGTAAAATGATTATTCTTTACAAACTCAAAGACGAGCATGGATTCAAATTCGTCAACATTACGGCAAACGTCGCTATAACTAGATCGGTTTTGTAAACGAATAGATAGATTCAGTGAATTCAAAATTTATCGATGGTATCGGTTGGATCCGGAAGAGAGGGAAGACGTACCGCTATCACCAATGAGAAGAAGCTTAATGAGGTAATCGTAATCGGCTCTAGCCCTAGCAGGTGGAGCAGCCATCGAATCtaaattgaaacaaaacaaaaaacaaaaacagagatcaaatcaaaaaccaaaataacatTGCTTCATCTAAAGACGACGAAGGAGATCTAAACTTTGAAGAATCAATACGTACCAGATCAAAATGAtgcagagaggagaagagaagagaagagaagagagcgtGGTTATAGTGAAAatgaagcagagagagagagagcgatggAAATGGCGGAAGGCTAAAATACGCCTGTTCCTGATTTAACTTAAGTTTACTCTTctgcttttgcttcttcttcgcgTGCACGGATATTATTACCTCCGGCGTAAGTTAGCCACTTGAAAAGGAGAGAGAGCGATCATAGTCCCCGAGAGGGCCCAAAAATAATAAAGCCCATTAATGAGTCCCTTCTTTGTGGGCCCAGGAATTGACACGCGGAGTTGAACAGTGACAATTCCATAAACTTTTGACGAAGGGATCGATCACGCATAAAAATCATAGAAACTCGAAAAGTCACAAAGCATGTAAAGGAAGAGGCAACTTGGGTGGTGAAGGGTATATAGATATGCTTGTAAGCTACTCGTTGCCAACGAATTTAAAGTTGACATATTGTTTTTCCGATTCTCTCTAAGATtaaagttattttatatatatatgtggccATGCACATCTTAGCATTTGACTGATCATAGAGAATCAtttgaataaagaaaataagaagatagAGTGatatg from Camelina sativa cultivar DH55 chromosome 2, Cs, whole genome shotgun sequence includes the following:
- the LOC104737153 gene encoding uncharacterized protein LOC104737153 — encoded protein: MSYESKGFWVLKNNEHTSEEDSVYDHSTRDDSKRPHPWFVDSSSSRSEMFPNKKQAVVQDPGLVGKSNLGLPLWESSSVFQSVSNQFMDRLLGAEMPPRPLLFGDRDRTEGCSSHHQSKSIAESFMENRSVELSISNGVEVAVAGSCFDGDGVRKLPVRQVKETMSTHVALDGHHSERKVESSSVEPCSRENESSFINFAMAGHPYGNEEDSHGITFGEINDDEHGVGSSSNGVENYQSYVQDSIGTSDMVYGQETGSSQTSSGVVSEQQQQQVAKPSLETLPKNKAEAKTSKKEASTSFPSNVRSLISTGMLDGVPVKYVSLSREELQGVIKGSGYLCGCQTCDFTKVLNAYAFERHAGCKTKHPNNHIYFENGKTIYQIVQELRNAPESMLFDVIQTVFGSPINQKAFRIWKESFQAATRELQRIYGKEERSF
- the LOC104737163 gene encoding B3 domain-containing protein At5g60140-like, translating into MNQGTSSDGSICKFFKAFLPGESGDDLVLPISFNSCLPKSLPKTVTVRSVSGKIWNLVLRKRGGDDEAERFVMVNGWKKIVKDEDLKDGDILAFEFDGSRCFNFCIYEHATACKRIKRSSEQNSGGEEETRASNDVIVLHDDDDSDYHDAAVEDSDDDKSEDEDVELDDDDADAENEDDGNNPQFIVTLNPKRKSQLKIPAHVIKDYGLTFPERITVMDKLGALEKEIKIQMNGCIFVKGFGSVFRRNKMKTTDKMICQVKKTGTNLVHTIKVNIIRG
- the LOC104737174 gene encoding B3 domain-containing protein At5g60130-like, with the protein product MNKGNSSDDCLPKFFKVYLPDESGDDLKIPISFTSFVPKPFPKTVTVRSISGSSWELAFRKCSGDVESFVVVDGWKLIAKDENLKGGDFLEFEFDGSRHFNFCIFERETMCKRIRSCPEQSQEIKLESESEEEIRASDDVLAHDEDDDEDDSDYDSDDDDDDDDDDDDDESNDYVVDDAVSEDGDDAAGDDRHLLDDPENPSFALRLNPKKQSQLLIPAQVIKDYGLHFPESITIVDPLAKKFGILEKHIKIQTNGSVFVKGFGSIIRRNNMKTTDKIICEIKKTGDDNLVHTMKIHILSE